The Zea mays cultivar B73 chromosome 7, Zm-B73-REFERENCE-NAM-5.0, whole genome shotgun sequence DNA segment gagtgtccaaactggcactcggcaaagaaggcggctttgccgagtgctgccaggaagacactcggcaaagatatcttcgttgccgagtgtcatcgttgacactcggtaaagccgCTGTCTCCGTCAACCGacgccgtaacggtcgcttttctttgccgagtgctccctgacaTTCGGCAAAgatatttgccgagtgtccgagaaaaagtactcggcaaagaagtctttgccgatgcactgtttgccgagccttctttgtcgAGCGTTACACTCGGgaaaacctttgccgagtgtttttcaggcttcgccgagtgcttcaggcactcggcgaagctattgattccggtagtgcttaCCGGAAATGCCATAAAACGCATGATTTGTTTTGACCACCTACGTACCAGTGTTAGGGGTAACCCATGGGCACTTCACCGGCCTCGCCGACGTCGCGATGGATTCTCCGTTCCACATGCCCACCACCGgcggcaccaccaccacctgagcagtggctgcaccaccgcctggcaCGATGACGCTGCCAGCAGGCTTCCTGGACGCCGCCGGCCGCGCGGAGGGAGGACCGGCAGAGGCAGCCGCCCTCCGCCGTGGAGGCCCCGCGGGGCGGCGACCGATCCTGCCCGTGGACGCCCGGCTGCAGAACGACTCGGTGGACGCCTCCGACGCGCACGAGACGCTGAGCGAAGACGACACTGCTGCTGCGCCATGGCGCAGCAGCGTGGACGCCGCCGCGGCGCCCCTTGTCGGGGACGGGGCCAACGACAACGTCGGTAGCAGCCTCCTCCTGGCCTTGTCGGCCGCCGCCGCgggggcgttgtcctcgcgctgGGGTAGGAGGCTCCAGCTTGTCCCTGCCCAGCCTCCGGGCGGCGCCGGGCACGCGgggagccgccgccgccggcatGGAGCGAGCGAGGTAGCCTACACCTAGCCGCGCTAGCGAGGCGAGGCGTCCGGCCTAAAGTGAGCTTGTGACGATGTCGTGAGCGAAAGCGATAGGCGATCGGATTCGGATGGGCGGGAGCAGGTGATGAGCCTGCCGGTTAAGTAGCGCGCGGTAGCGGCCGCATGCAGCGTGTTGTACTAGGAGGCTAGCAGCTAGCTAGCAGGTGGCGCCCGCGGCTGCCTGTCTTTTGTATTGGTATACGTGCCGTGCGTACGCGCGCCGCGGTGGGCGGGaaaggagaggtgatgcggaCGCGCGCGGTAGGTGCCACGTCTATAGTGCTATACAAACCTCTGGTGCAGCTAATCATGCGGAGCGCCGGACCGCGCGCGATTAGCTCGTCAGGTCATCAGCAAACGCTGCAAGCATGGATCCCTGATCGATGAGATGCATGGTGCCCCGTGCATATGCATATGTTGTTGTTTCCTGACCCGGTCGGCCGGCCGGACTATATATATCTGTCACATGGGATTTAAGATCAAATTCAGACACGTCTTAAATATGTGTTATGATTAAATCTCACACATATAATAATTCATAGTACAGAAATCAATGCAACAACTTTATTATATAATAAAATTCCGTGCAAAAATAGCTAAGTAAATATATCATATGACGACAATGATCGTATGTAGTTGACTAGTAGACGACAGTCTTAGCGGTACATGTTCTTGTCCTGCTATGATTATAGCAATAgtaagctcacatacgttcagcgCTCAGCAAGTGTAGTGAATAATGTAAGGTTTATTGCTTTTAAAtaattgatcaaaattttattagcaattattaAGTATAAGTATATACAATCTTAATTAAATAATTAATCAAAATATTGAATAGATTGTACAATGGAATGCAAATAACATATTAAATTTAATCGACATCCGTGTCCCGTCGCGCGCCGCGTGGGAAGTGGGAACTCCGCCGAGAGGCGCTCCCGCGGGCGCTGCTCGCCTTCCCCGCGTTGTCCACGCTCGACCTCTCCGCGTGTGCGGGCCTCGACGACACCTCCCTCGCTGCAGCGCTGCCTGAGGAGTCGTCGCTGCTCGTCCGCCAGGTGTGCCTCGCGTGGGTCAGCGGCGTCAGCTGGTGCGGCCTAGAGGCACTCGTAGCGCGCATGCCGAGGCTCCGTCGACCTCTCGCACTGCGTCACAGTCGGCGACAGGGAGATGACCACCCTCATCGCGGCCACCAAGCTCAGGGAGATCGTCATGGACAAGTGCCTCGGCATCAcctatgtcaggctcaccaaggtcttcGTCGGATGCCCTGGGCTCCAGAGGCTCAACCTCAAGTGGCGGCACGAGATCTTCGACATCGGCGTCGACATGCTCGCCAAGAAGTGCCCCCAACTGCGTAGCCTCGACATCTCCTGCCTCAAGGTAGGGTGGCGCATCAATCTCAATTTTAGTTAGTAGCATCAGTAGGGCTGAGGGAGGTAAACTGAGATTGCCCTCATTGAATCAAATGATACTTTGTGCGTCTAAATTCAATAATCCACTAATTAAAAGGACTGAGGTGTTTTGTTTGTACAGGAAAACACAGTTTTAAATATAATGATTTACTTAAAACCGTGATATTTTTTGAGTTCTCAAAACCTCAGTTTTATTCTCTTATCTCTACATGTACTTTGTTTTTTTAATGTAACTAAACAGATCTCGATTTTAAACAATACTATGATTTTACTGTGGTAAAATAATACCGTGGTATTTATGtcatttagggctagtttggtaacCACATTATCCCAAGTGATTTTCATTTTtctaagggaaattagttcattttcccttgggaaaataagAATCCCTTAGGAAAATTGAGCTCCCAAACTAGCTCTTATAGTTATAAACTATGGTATCTTAAAACAACAGTATTTCAAGAGTGTATTTCCAAACAGACCCTTCATTTGCTGTTGCACGAAGAAACCACGGATCTGCTGCAGACGCCATCGCTGGACTCGCAGCCCAAGGCGGGGGACGCAACacagcctgctgctgctgccaaGAAGGTAAGAGATAAAAGCAGAAGTGCTCATGTCTTCTCGTCTTGTCCATGTTCATGGTTTTGTCGAGATAATCTATTCGTGTCGCTTGTTTGTGTTGTTCATTTATTTAAACCAGCAAGGTGTCGCGACGAGCCAGCCGTTGAGCGTGGTACGGATCTATGTAGTATAGTTTGGGAATTTTTGTATCTTGCTTctgaaatttcaaacaagtttacAAAAGCGCCAAGTTAATCGAACTCTCTGTTGATCACAGCTAtagaaaatattaaatttgtataATATTTTAATATTTGTTCGACATCAGTTTATTCTATTTAAGTCGATGTATTTATTACAAAACTCGAAACTCGCCCTGTCCTGCCCTGGTGTGATCAATCTAGGAGCGGGGGGTGATTTGATAGCATCGTGGTTTTATTTTGATGGAACATTCGAAAGGAAGACGATCAAAGGActttccaaaatgcatcttcGCGACCTCTGCAGCTTGCTCTTCTGCATCAGGAAACCATCGATTTATTGAAGCCTACCTTGAGTCAAAATGTGTGGCAGTGTGGGGGACACACCTGACAAAGAAAGACCACCAGACCACGGTATATACCCAATATTCGCACTTCCATCGTCCTTAAATTGTATACGAGATCTAGAATACACTTcctctgttctaaattataggACGTTTTGTCTTGTCtagatactccctccgtttcgttttagttgtcgctggatagtacaaaattaaactattcagcgacaactaaaaagaaacggagggagtatatagtAAAAGTTATTTATACCTGAAAAAATATACTAGCGCAGTATAATTTGGAACGGATGGAGCAGAACCATCCGGGTTCCAGTACACTAATTTCCGTGCAATTTCTGCAGTCCAAACCAGAGGGCGCGAGTGTGACTGATATGGTTTGACAAAATTGCACGCGGCAAACGTTGCTTCAAGCTTGGAACAGTACAGGTCAAAGCAACTACTGCTCGTCTTGTATGAGCAGAATCAATTAGGCTAACTTTTCCCATCAGCAGAATCAATTAGTTTAACCCTGTGCGTGTGAGTTTAATAATGGGGAATCTACACACTATCATGTCATACCCTAGTAGCCGTACAGATGCCATGGATTTTGTATGAAATTTCCAGGCGAACGGTTGGTGGTCGCACTGGAGGCCAAAGTGACGTCTTCATTATTCTCAATTCATTTGGCCGCACCAAACGTCGGGCGTTTTTCTTCTGTCCATACTCCGCACAATAGCATAGCCTAGTACTTTTGTTAGCCTCATATATTATTCTCAAGCGTGACAGAAACATCCCTACAGAAGGTGTAGAGCTGATACCAAAGGTTCCCTAATCTGCTCATGGATTCAAACTTGCATCGCTAGCATATGGCCCTTTTTTAGCTGTTGATTGATGCAAACTCAGGGTCCTGACCGTATGAACTAGAAGAACGTTGACGACTTTCAATTTCAAGTTGGTGTGCGATACCGATACGCAAGCGAGGAAGAACGAAAACCGACCATGTGTACAAGTAAAATGTCTCAACACAGGCAGCCTGGTACACTAGTATGTTTCAAGCGCTCCACAAGTTAAGTACACGCAACCAGTATTTTGGAAGATGTCACACATTCGGTTAAATCAGTTCACTTTGCGGCTGAAATGGCATCGCTAGAGCCGTCTCCACTCTCCACGAGTGCAAGCATGATAGACCAACGCATCCTGCTGAAGAACGACGGACTCTTCATAGCATTCTGAAATGGCACCTGCAAGGACCAGAAACCAACTTGGAGTTAACAAAGCCATCAGCCAGGGAACAATGATCATGTAGCTTGTTCAGGAGTAAACAAAAGAACTTGCCAGCCCCCGATTATTGCTTTAATTCCAGGTGCTGAGACATTAGCATCAAATGGTGAAATGACTAACTGGAAGACCTACCATGGCAATAAAATAAACACAGCCACAGCTAGATGACACACATCCATAAAAGTTCTTAAAAAGGGTTGTTCAGCTATGAAATTTTGTATTGACTAGAAAGGTAATAAAAGGATTGACGCTCACTACCCAGTATAGTAGAGCTTACCCCAGAAGTCCTCTTCCATGCCACTTCCTTGGTGTAATTGTTAAATTCACCGCTGATCCCTGGCGAATGATGACTAAAGATACTTGACTGTCCTCATTGGAAAGAGCTTCAGACATGAGCCTTTCCTGCAACTGATCACCAGCTTCCACATTCCCAAACTTTACAATCTCATCTCCAAGTTGCAAACCATCCACAGAAGCAGGAGAACCATCAGCGATTTCATCAATCATGGCAAAAGGAAGTCCAGTCACATGGTCCTCTTCCATAGGTTCACTTTGAGATGATCCAAAGTGTGAAGGATCTGTTGTATCTGCATGCAATCAAATATCATAAAGATCAGCGACTTAACCACATTTAGTTCAACACATATCTGGGCCTTCTTAGGTTAACTAAATGCATCGAGTATAACATATATTTTCGCATGAACAGAGCTTTACCATGATAAGAACATGGCTATTGCAAATACTAATATTTAAGATCATTGTTAACACTTGTTTTTTTATAAATATTGTCATAACTTCATCATTCTATATCTCTGGCCTTACTCCTTCAAAACCATACTCATATTGTTAATACTTTTTATTGACGATGCCACAAGTAGCAGAATTATTAAGCATAATAAATTAGAATAGTATAGGTTTTAACCAGGCTACAGTGACATTCACTAAAAAAACTCTCATAATTGAGTAGAGGTAAGATACTCCCTCCCATCATGAAACTTGTTGTTTTGAACTTTCATTGTCTCCAAGACACAAATTTTGTGCATCTGTGCAGAACTATAAAATCAATAGCATAGAAGGGCAGATCTAAGGCAGTGGTGAGAGTTGTCTCACCGAATCACCAGGTCCCGGTTCGAAATAGCCTCCCCGCATTTGTGGTGGAAaggcttgcctcggtttatcTATTCCCTAGACCCCACTCACGTGGAAGCCTTCGGCACTAGGTCTACCCCCTTTATATAAATGAATACCATAAAAGATTATACCTACTCAGATTTTTTACATTTCAAATCAAGTCTAGAAATTTGGTATTTAAGAAGATTAAATTGGATAAAGATTCAAAATATTGCGGCTACCAGTAATGACATTATCCTTTGACAAGATACTATCTGTATACTTACCAGATCTCCTTGAGGTTGATTGTTCATTCCTTGATAACTTTGCTGAGTGTAAAACCTCAAGATTTTTACCAATTTTGTTTGTAATATCCTTGTGGTCATTTCGCAATTCTGCAACAAACATCAAGCATTGTAAATGGCAAGCATAACATTATACTACATGAGCCACcaacaagaagggaaagaaaAATAAATGTATTTGAAGCAGATACATAAGACAGCCAATCCTCATTTTTAAATACAGTTACCAGCAAAGATGCTTTTCTTTTACTCTATAATGTAAGTTCATGAGTCCAGCACAACCTAGTCCCTATCCAGTAGGCTTATAACTCTGCCCACCTTTGTTCCCTACATTTGCTCTGGAAGTCTAGATCACTAGTGACCTCATACACAGAGAAACCACTATCCCCTCAAGTAAAAAAGAAAGGTGCTGACGaataagaatgatccatataagaTACTGAAAAACAGAACATGTGGTATGGATACAAATGGCTCAACAAGTCGGTACCCATTGACCCACTCTCTAAAAAACCCACGCACAAAGTGAACTAGCAAAGAGACAAAATGGCATTCATATttgaagaaatgtgcttcggtcgATCCACCTTGCTACTCCAACATGCAATTTCAGCTTTGGAGTTTGGACAATGGCAAGACGCAAGACCATCACATTTGTACTCTACCAGACTGCATCATCATCAGGCCACAGCCCACAGGCTGCTTTTCCTGACTCCCCAAAAACATCAAGTTCTAAGCCCGTGGCAAATAGATTGAAGATGCGTATAAGTTGAGAAAATAAACAGCTGGCTAAATGATGCTTGTCACGAGTGATTGAGTGAACATGTAAATAGCTAAACTGTAACATATTGCGCCGCAAAATTGAGCATAGCAATGGATACCAGCAAGCCTCCGGCGCTGGGCGAGGACGTTCGGTATGTCGATGTCGGACCTTGGGAAACCCTAAGGCAACCGAGACAAACAATCAACGATTAGCGCGAAACTGAGAAGGACTTTCGGGTTTAGGTTAGGGTTTTGCGGATCTGCGGTACCTCGGCGTCGACGAGGCCGCCGGTGATGCCCGGTCCGCCTGCCGCAGTGAGGCGGGCGATGATGGCGTCCATCTCCGCCTCTAGGGCACCCCGCTGATCCATCAGCTTCATCGTCTCCGCCTTCACATCCGGCGCCACCATGATCCCTCCCACTCCCTCGTCAGCAGCGGCGCACGGAAACGGACTAGTTCGTGAGGAGTCGTTTTCGGCGAGTCTGCACTGCAGCGGTGTCTCAACGAGACATTTGGCATACGCCGACACCTGACTTCGCTAAAATGCATCCAGCCGCAAAACTTGCTAAAATATCTTGCTCCCTACGTTTTGATTTTTTTTTAACAGAAAGGGGATTGCCCCTATTTCAATAGTAAAAGTCGCCTATAGAGGGTGGATAGAcgaaaactaaaatttacaactttaaacacactacaagccgaggttagcgttagaataaaatccgagtccgggagagaggggaaaacaaatcaaccaagaaaataaagcggatgacacggtgatttgttttaccgaggtttagtTTCAAAGAAcataatccccgttgaggtggtcacaaagatcgggtctctttcaactctttccctctctcaaacggtcacttagaccgagtgagctttctccttaatcaattgggtcacttaaaccctcacaaggaccaccacacacttggtgtctcttgctttaattacaagtgtcttgagaacaagaatgaagaagaagaaagtcaaccaagcaacaagagtaaCAAACAAACACAAGAACGGTCATTTCACAAGTCCTAAAGACTAGAATTGATTtagggactttgatcggatcgaaggctttgatttgtgtcttggagtgttgtgttttgctcttgtattgaatggagtgtgatgaatgcttggatggttggagtggaggtggttggggggtatttatagcccccacccaccaattcaaccgttggggcaggctgctgtcgatgggcgcgccaccggacactgtccggtgcgccagccacgtcactcaaCCGTTAtggttctgacggttttgaccgttggagctttgtcttctggtggcatcggacagtccggtgccgcaccggacaggtactgtgcactgtccggtgcgccttctatcggctgctctgacttctacgcgaactgtccgcgcactgtagcttgCAGGCgaatgttgcagtcgaccgttgcgctgactagccgttgctccgctggagcaccacacagtccggtgaattatagcggagcgcggcctcagaaacccgaagttGAAGAGTTTGGGGTCGtactgccctggtgcaccggacagtgtccggtggcacaccggacagtccggtgcaccagaccagggtgctcttcggtttcttttgctcctttcttttgaaccctaacttgatctttttattggtttgttttgaacctttagcacctgtataatatataatctagagcaaactagttagttcaattatttgtgttgagcattcaaccaccaaagtcatttataggaaaaggttaaaccctatttccctttcaatctccccctttttggtgattgatgccaacacaaaccaaagcaaatatataagcgtagaattgaactagtttgcataaggtaagtgcataggttgcttggaattaaactatTATttaatttctactagatatgcatggttggtttcttttatttaacattttggaccacatttgcaccacttgttttgtttttgcaaattcttttggaaattcatttcaaagtttttttgcaaatagtcaaaggaatatgaataaaatttcgagaagcattttcaagatttgaaattttctccccctatttcaaatgtttttcctttgacttaaacaaaactctccctgaataaaattctcctcttagtcttcaagagggttttaatagatatcaattggaaCTTATACTTAGGTACTAATTTtaaaaatataccaattgaaaatcatcatactaatttgaaatatatcaactaAAAGTTTTCATCATAAGATACAATTGAAGAGACAAACATAAATCATCATTTCGAAAATTTTTGAAgtttggtggtgcagtccttttgctttgggctagtactttctccccctttggcatgaatcgccaaaaacggagactttatgAGCCCTCTATACTTTCTCTCCCATTGgtacaaataaatatgagtgaagactataccaatcgaagagtggtggagtgatggcgaagggtaaatgatacgatagagtggagtggaagccttgtcttcgccgaagactccatttccctttcaatctatgacttaggatagaaatacacttgaaaacacattagtcgtagacataaaagggatatgatcaaaggtatataaatgagcttatgtgtgcaaagtttcaatcaaagttctgagaatcaagaatatttagctcattcctaagtttgctaaaggttttctcatctagtggtttggtaaagatatcggctaattgttctttggtgctaacataagcgatctcgatatccccctttgttggtgatccctcaaaaagtgataccgaatgtatatgtgcttagtgcggctgtgttcaatgggattatccgccatgcggatagcactctcattatcacataggagagggactttgctcaatttgtagccatagtccctgagggtttgcctcatccaaagtaattgcgcacaacaatggcctgcggcaatatactcggcttcggcggtagaaatagctactgagttttgtttctttgaagcccaagacaccagggatcttcccagaaactgacaagtccctgatgtgctcttcctatcaattttacaccctgcccaatcggcatctgaatattctattaaatcaaaagtggatcccttagggtaccaaagtccaaacttaggagtgtaaactaaatatctcatgattctttttatggccctaaggtgaacttcattaggatcggcttggaatcttgcacacatgcatacggaaagcataatatctggtatcATCgactagtataccttttgatctacggatttacctcccgtatcgaggtcgagatgcccatttgttcccatgggtgtcttgatgggcttggcatccttcattccaaacttgttgagtatgtcttgaatatactttgtttggctgatgaaggtgccctcttggagttgcttaacttgaaatcctagaaaacacttcaactcccccatcatagatatctcgaatttctgaatcatgatcctactgaactcttcacaagttgatttgttagtagacccaaatatgatatcatcaacataaatttggcatacaaacaaatcttttgcaatggttttagtaaagagagtaggatcagctttaccgactttgaagccattagtgacaaggaaatctcttaggcattcataccatgctcttggggcttgcttgagtccataaagcgcctttgagagtttgtaaacatggttaggatactcactatcttcaaagccgggaggttgctcaacataaacctctttcttgattggtccattgaggaaggaacttttcacgtccatttgataaagcttaaagtcatggtaagtagcataggcaagtaatatatgaattgactcaagcctagctacgggtgcataggtttcacgaaatccaaaccttgcacttgtgaatatcccttggccacaagtcgggctttgttccttgtcaccacaccatgctcatcttgcttgttgcggaaaacccacttggttcctacaatattttggttaggacgtggaactaaatgtcatacctcattcctcgtgaagttgttgagctcctcttgcattgctagcacccaatctgaatctcttagtgcatcctccaccctgtatggctcaatagaggacacaaaagagtaatgctcacaaaaatgagcgactcgagatcgagtggttaccccctatgAATGCCACCGAGAATTGAGTTCACggagtgatctctttgaatcgcttggtggactcttaggtgtggcggtctttgaccctgatcatcttccttgtcttgatcaacttcatctcccccttgatcgttgtcctcctcttgaggtggctcttgatcttcatcttcattgtcttgagcctaatcctcatcttgagttggtggagatgcttgattggaagatgacggttgatctcgtgcttgtgtgggctcttcggattccttaggacacacatccccaatggacatgttccttagcacgacacatggagcctcttcatcatctaattcatcaagatcaacttgctccacttaggagccattagtctcatcaaacacaatgtcacaagaaacctcaactaatccagtggatttgttgaagactctatatgcccttgtgtttgagtcataaccaagtaaaaatccttctacagccttaggagcaaatttggattttctacctcttttaataagaataaaacatttgctaccaaagactctaaaatatgaaacattgggctttttaccggtgaggagttcataagatgtcttcttgaggattcggtgaagatagagtcggttgatggagtagcaagcagtgttgattgcttccgcccaaaaccggtccggagtcttgtattcatctagcatggtcctcgccatgtccagtagagttctattcttcctctccactaaaccattttgttgaggtgtgtagggagaagagaactcatgcttgatgccctccttctcaagaaagctttctatttgagagttcttgaactccgtcccgttgtcgcttcttattttcttgatcc contains these protein-coding regions:
- the LOC100272678 gene encoding uncharacterized protein isoform X2; the protein is MVAPDVKAETMKLMDQRGALEAEMDAIIARLTAAGGPGITGGLVDAEGFPRSDIDIPNVLAQRRRLAELRNDHKDITNKIGKNLEVLHSAKLSRNEQSTSRRSDTTDPSHFGSSQSEPMEEDHVTGLPFAMIDEIADGSPASVDGLQLGDEIVKFGNVEAGDQLQERLMSEALSNEDSQVSLVIIRQGSAVNLTITPRKWHGRGLLGSSS
- the LOC100272678 gene encoding uncharacterized protein LOC100272678, with the translated sequence MVAPDVKAETMKLMDQRGALEAEMDAIIARLTAAGGPGITGGLVDAEGFPRSDIDIPNVLAQRRRLAELRNDHKDITNKIGKNLEVLHSAKLSRNEQSTSRRSDTTDPSHFGSSQSEPMEEDHVTGLPFAMIDEIADGSPASVDGLQLGDEIVKFGNVEAGDQLQERLMSEALSNEDSQVSLVIIRQGSAVNLTITPRKWHGRGLLGCHFRML
- the LOC103632765 gene encoding F-box/LRR-repeat protein 3-like isoform X2 — translated: MTTLIAATKLREIVMDKCLGITYVRLTKVFVGCPGLQRLNLKWRHEIFDIGVDMLAKKCPQLRSLDISCLKTLHLLLHEETTDLLQTPSLDSQPKAGDATQPAAAAKKQGVATSQPLSVVRIYVV
- the LOC103632765 gene encoding F-box/LRR-repeat protein 3-like isoform X1 is translated as MTTLIAATKLREIVMDKCLGITYVRLTKVFVGCPGLQRLNLKWRHEIFDIGVDMLAKKCPQLRSLDISCLKTLHLLLHEETTDLLQTPSLDSQPKAGDATQPAAAAKKVRDKSRSAHVFSSCPCSWFCRDNLFVSLVCVVHLFKPARCRDEPAVERGTDLCSIVWEFLYLASEISNKFTKAPS